Proteins from a genomic interval of Micromonospora sp. NBC_00389:
- a CDS encoding IS3 family transposase (programmed frameshift), with product MVAAQDGVMSRKRGPRSDGPRARRSFTPGQKLDLLARYEQAVAAGEGGAFLRREGLYSSLMSEWRRARDAGLLQGKPAGETVGRPSAEQAEIARLRRELERTQSRLARTETALQIMGKAPRALGGHLQERAGRSGRVRARQALMDAYQALTDAGTTTRDAARVTGIARASADRDRRRPSPTASPRRAPANALSTAEREQVLAVLDSPEFVDAAPAQIYAALLDQGVYVGSIATMYRILREYRQVRERRRLARHPARKRPELVADGPRQVYSWDITKLAGPAKGVYYDAYVMIDIWSRYIVGVRVHARESGPLAEAMMRKVFDVHGVPHVVHADRGTSMTSKSVADLLEDLTVTRSHSRPKVSNDNPYSEAWFKTLKYAQVFPDRFASLADARAFMTDFVTWYNHAHRHSGIGLHTPAEVHHGRHNTVRAGREQTLTAARAAHPHRFSTTRLLPKILDLPDQVWINKPEPEPQAA from the exons ATGGTGGCGGCCCAGGATGGGGTCATGAGTCGTAAGAGAGGTCCACGCTCGGACGGGCCGCGGGCGCGTCGGTCGTTCACCCCAGGTCAGAAGCTGGACCTGCTGGCCCGGTATGAGCAGGCCGTGGCGGCGGGTGAGGGTGGGGCGTTCCTGCGGCGGGAGGGTTTGTACTCGTCGTTGATGTCGGAGTGGCGCCGGGCGCGGGACGCCGGGTTGTTGCAGGGCAAGCCGGCCGGGGAGACGGTCGGGCGGCCCAGCGCCGAGCAGGCGGAGATCGCCCGGTTGCGGCGTGAGTTGGAGCGTACGCAGTCGCGGTTGGCGCGGACGGAGACGGCGCTGCAGATCATGGGAAAAGCGC CGCGAGCTCTTGGAGGACATCTCCAGGAGCGAGCCGGACGGTCCGGACGTGTTCGGGCTCGGCAGGCGTTGATGGACGCCTACCAGGCATTGACCGATGCGGGGACCACGACGCGGGACGCGGCGCGGGTGACCGGGATCGCCCGGGCCAGCGCGGATCGGGACCGGCGCCGACCAAGCCCGACGGCCTCGCCGCGGCGGGCGCCGGCGAACGCGCTCAGCACCGCCGAGCGGGAGCAGGTTTTGGCGGTGCTGGACAGCCCGGAATTCGTCGACGCCGCTCCGGCGCAGATCTATGCGGCGCTGCTAGACCAGGGCGTGTATGTGGGCTCGATTGCCACGATGTACCGGATCCTGCGCGAGTACCGGCAGGTGCGTGAGCGTCGCAGGCTGGCCCGGCATCCGGCCCGCAAGCGTCCCGAGCTGGTCGCCGACGGGCCGCGGCAGGTCTACAGCTGGGACATCACGAAACTCGCCGGCCCGGCCAAGGGCGTCTACTACGACGCCTACGTGATGATCGATATCTGGTCGCGGTACATCGTCGGGGTGCGCGTGCACGCCCGCGAGTCCGGACCGTTGGCCGAGGCCATGATGCGGAAAGTGTTCGACGTCCACGGTGTCCCGCACGTGGTCCACGCCGACAGAGGCACCTCGATGACCTCGAAGTCGGTTGCTGACCTGCTCGAAGACCTGACCGTGACCCGCTCGCACTCACGGCCGAAGGTGTCCAACGACAATCCGTACAGCGAAGCCTGGTTCAAGACGTTGAAGTACGCGCAGGTCTTCCCGGACCGGTTCGCGTCCCTCGCCGACGCCCGGGCGTTCATGACCGACTTCGTGACCTGGTACAACCACGCCCACCGGCATAGCGGGATCGGCCTGCACACCCCCGCCGAAGTCCACCACGGCCGGCATAACACCGTGCGGGCCGGCCGGGAACAGACCCTGACCGCGGCCCGCGCCGCGCACCCGCACCGGTTCAGCACGACCCGGCTCCTGCCCAAGATCCTCGACCTGCCCGACCAGGTCTGGATCAACAAGCCAGAACCCGAACCACAAGCCGCTTAA
- a CDS encoding HIT family protein, whose amino-acid sequence MALRPDEFYDHAVAVADSERRLPLARMTGWEISPFEPDGLRVAPLRPPVLPEPARHGEDPSDCNACRDRDEGIWFNDHWRLVRIPGVGVPLVLMLYPRDHYDMADLPDELAAELGLLSTRIVRHMQALPHVSRAHVYRIGDGGAHLHIWFFARPEGQAQLYGSWLVVWDDLLPEYPADVAEADAEIVADALVASHGGRRSPTSALSVRVS is encoded by the coding sequence ATGGCCTTGCGACCGGACGAGTTCTATGACCACGCAGTCGCCGTCGCGGACAGCGAGCGCCGGCTCCCGTTGGCACGCATGACGGGATGGGAGATCAGCCCGTTCGAGCCGGACGGGCTGCGCGTGGCGCCGTTGCGCCCGCCGGTGCTCCCGGAGCCCGCGCGGCACGGCGAGGATCCGTCGGACTGCAACGCCTGCCGCGATCGGGACGAGGGGATCTGGTTCAACGATCACTGGCGGCTGGTCCGGATTCCGGGAGTGGGCGTTCCGCTGGTGCTCATGCTGTATCCGCGCGATCACTACGACATGGCGGATCTACCTGACGAACTGGCCGCCGAACTGGGGCTGTTGAGCACTCGCATCGTCCGCCACATGCAGGCGCTGCCGCACGTCTCGCGGGCCCACGTCTACCGCATCGGAGATGGTGGCGCCCACCTGCACATCTGGTTCTTCGCTCGGCCCGAGGGGCAGGCCCAATTGTACGGGTCGTGGCTGGTCGTCTGGGACGACCTGCTGCCGGAGTATCCAGCGGACGTCGCAGAAGCTGACGCTGAAATCGTGGCAGACGCGTTGGTCGCGAGCCACGGAGGCCGCCGGTCGCCCACCAGCGCCCTGTCTGTCAGGGTGAGTTGA
- a CDS encoding nucleotidyl transferase AbiEii/AbiGii toxin family protein, producing MTAPVDIAQRAVLDHLLGLVAESHCADTLVLCGSLTMPAWLGEQARPPGDVDWVVRPLAFVPRDDRDPYPYLPRLDPVQHWPEAAHGAARNEIWTYEEFETGGQHPRLPPEGLSWLSAVEEPNRPHDELLEVVARKPYADNTIRLDAEAADRDAMWGYTEYGNSYEGAGVRLHVPWHAPDGSTGSVQLDFAYDEYLPEPPVLTAVPRRDGRPPAALWTASRELSLVWKLRWLCTDQAERGVSAGKDLYDAVLLAELDGIRISRRLRRLVLGTALLSSDAVRSWAIDGSGPLGADAEPWLVRLARAVQVLYEA from the coding sequence ATGACCGCTCCGGTGGACATTGCACAGCGGGCCGTGCTTGATCACCTGCTAGGTCTGGTCGCGGAGTCGCACTGCGCCGACACTCTCGTCCTATGCGGGAGCCTGACGATGCCCGCGTGGCTCGGTGAGCAAGCTCGGCCCCCAGGGGACGTCGACTGGGTAGTCCGGCCACTGGCTTTCGTCCCGCGCGATGACCGGGACCCATATCCCTACCTGCCCCGGCTGGACCCTGTCCAGCATTGGCCGGAGGCAGCCCACGGGGCAGCCCGCAACGAGATCTGGACGTACGAGGAGTTCGAAACCGGCGGTCAGCACCCGCGGTTGCCGCCGGAAGGGCTCAGCTGGCTGTCCGCAGTCGAAGAACCGAATCGTCCGCACGACGAGTTGCTCGAGGTGGTGGCGCGTAAGCCCTACGCCGATAACACTATTCGGCTCGACGCTGAAGCCGCAGACCGTGACGCGATGTGGGGATACACCGAGTACGGAAACTCTTACGAGGGAGCGGGTGTCCGGCTGCATGTTCCGTGGCACGCGCCGGACGGTTCCACGGGAAGTGTTCAGCTCGATTTCGCGTACGACGAATATTTACCCGAGCCGCCGGTGCTTACCGCCGTGCCGCGCCGTGACGGCCGGCCCCCCGCGGCTCTGTGGACAGCGAGCCGGGAGCTGTCACTGGTCTGGAAGCTGCGATGGCTCTGCACCGACCAGGCTGAAAGAGGGGTTTCTGCGGGGAAGGACCTGTACGACGCGGTGCTGCTCGCGGAACTCGACGGCATCCGGATATCCCGCCGTCTGCGCCGCCTGGTGCTCGGCACGGCCCTTCTCAGCTCGGACGCGGTCCGAAGCTGGGCGATTGACGGTTCCGGTCCGTTGGGTGCCGACGCCGAACCGTGGCTGGTCAGGCTCGCCCGGGCGGTGCAGGTGCTGTACGAAGCGTGA
- a CDS encoding nucleotidyl transferase AbiEii/AbiGii toxin family protein yields the protein MLTLTGRGNLAEQHAAVQRWQRELREAGIYPCRSKIEAAPWCVGVPQSDEQAAVEPGGRYFEHHVKLLLPSTAVADLVALTDLVAPHGARLSHNARREFADGVQERFVNQRCHGVGLATARQRLEELVETLRAAGHAPTKVEQEYVVFDSDVHHDQGWLDLPMSGASGWALEREDRMRSAPAGSPHYPPTYQPLPASPTVRQRAAFDPALKQYSNAYRAGEPDFLVAATGRLWTNARRTAMNQVLAALAATPWGQHLVLRGSVTMAAWVGDAAREPGDLDFVVTPHTLTSDSAEARAMLDDIRTAVRAAPGTSLQPDRITESAIWTYERADGRRLLIPFSTPELPDGHVQIDVVFGEKLPLPPEVLILPDVDEPLLAAPASLALAWKLLWLATDMYPQGKDLYDAVLLAEHTAVDQALVRQLMRPELGVEADTFTAETVLSWQVDWGNFTDEYPGITGTAEQWTRRLALALERAWN from the coding sequence ATGCTCACTCTGACTGGCCGAGGCAATCTGGCCGAACAGCACGCCGCAGTGCAGCGTTGGCAACGCGAACTGCGCGAGGCGGGGATATACCCGTGCCGCTCAAAGATCGAGGCGGCGCCGTGGTGCGTCGGCGTACCGCAGTCGGATGAGCAGGCTGCAGTCGAGCCGGGTGGCCGGTATTTCGAGCATCACGTCAAACTGCTGCTACCCAGTACGGCGGTGGCGGATCTGGTGGCTCTCACCGATCTGGTCGCGCCGCACGGGGCGCGGCTGTCACACAACGCCCGCCGCGAGTTCGCGGACGGCGTGCAGGAGCGGTTCGTCAACCAGCGCTGTCACGGTGTTGGGCTGGCCACTGCCCGGCAGCGGCTCGAGGAGCTTGTCGAGACCCTCCGGGCCGCGGGCCACGCGCCCACGAAGGTGGAGCAGGAGTACGTCGTCTTCGACAGTGACGTCCACCATGACCAGGGCTGGCTGGACCTGCCCATGTCGGGCGCGAGCGGTTGGGCACTGGAGCGCGAGGACAGGATGAGGTCCGCGCCGGCCGGCTCACCGCACTACCCACCGACCTACCAACCGCTGCCTGCCAGCCCGACGGTCCGCCAGCGGGCGGCTTTCGACCCCGCCCTCAAGCAGTACTCGAACGCCTACCGAGCCGGTGAACCCGACTTCCTCGTGGCGGCCACCGGCCGGCTGTGGACCAACGCTCGACGCACTGCCATGAACCAGGTCTTGGCAGCCCTCGCTGCGACACCCTGGGGTCAGCATCTGGTCCTGCGCGGCAGCGTCACCATGGCGGCCTGGGTCGGCGACGCCGCCCGAGAACCGGGCGACCTCGATTTCGTGGTCACCCCGCACACCCTCACCAGCGACAGCGCCGAGGCCCGCGCGATGCTCGATGACATCAGGACCGCCGTCCGAGCCGCACCCGGTACCAGCCTGCAACCTGACCGCATCACCGAGTCCGCCATCTGGACGTATGAACGCGCTGACGGACGCCGCCTGCTCATCCCGTTCAGCACACCGGAGCTACCGGACGGCCATGTGCAGATCGATGTCGTCTTCGGTGAGAAACTGCCCCTCCCACCGGAGGTGCTGATACTTCCCGACGTCGACGAGCCGTTGCTGGCCGCGCCCGCCTCGCTGGCACTGGCGTGGAAGCTGCTGTGGCTTGCCACCGACATGTACCCACAGGGCAAGGACCTCTACGACGCCGTCCTGCTCGCCGAACACACCGCCGTCGACCAGGCCCTCGTCCGCCAGCTCATGCGACCGGAACTCGGCGTCGAAGCCGATACCTTCACGGCCGAGACGGTCCTGTCCTGGCAGGTCGACTGGGGTAACTTCACCGACGAGTACCCCGGAATCACGGGCACGGCCGAGCAGTGGACCAGGCGGCTGGCGCTGGCCCTCGAGCGCGCCTGGAACTGA
- a CDS encoding ATP-binding protein, with protein MLQGRAEEIKAIEALLADARSGVSGVLVIKGEPGVGKSALLDHAVRAADGASVLRGAGVETDVELPFAALHLLLHPALDRLDALPGPQAAALRGAFGLAPVAKADRFLVGLATLSLLSELAEERPLLAVVDDAQWLDQASAAALVFASRRLQSEGVAFLVAARDDHDAFPTTGLPELRLGGLARDDAERLLDDGLPAHLREQVLREADGNPLALIELSKAAYAGEFEIAGPLPLTHRLLNAFAGQIHRLVEPTRKMLAVAAAEDTGALGIVLPAAGALGIPAEAMEPAELAGLVRVTGGVVRFRHPLLRSAAYQGVPSSQRRAIHRALAGTVSGDRRAWHLALAATGPDEQIADTLEHSAERAGARLGYAAMATAYERSAQLSADQNHMARRLAAAAMAAKEAGQSSRAADLSERAAQLTGDAMTLARLAEVRAAVAFDEGSPRRAARFLIDGAARIAEADPRSAARMLAAASHNVWSAGDPALAAEASRLLDRLELPPQDSLGGLARGLGFIFGGDLEAGYPLLSDFLQQPPPTNVEGELMMANPAFVTGRLSQAVELVTSAVAHCRAEGRIRLLPFALNHLAYTQIMAGHHRDARNNAEEALQIALDTGQPHPAAGLHGQLAWLAAVEGDEERCRSLAEDGIRFALTHNAPAVGLLPTWALAMLDLTQGRDQAALDRLQAYRRGSSHFGGRIVVDEVEAAIRLGTPERVQESVAQLERWTALSGEAWAAALVARCHALLRDSEEHFNQALKLYDLAAQPYEQARTQLAYGEWLRRRRRKAEARPHLRQAHEAFDRLGARPWADRASAELRATGEATLNRRRVDPGTALTAQELQVVRLAATGVTNRDIAAHLLLSPRTIGQHLYKAFPKLGISSRTELARLDLDRL; from the coding sequence ATGCTGCAGGGGCGGGCGGAGGAGATCAAAGCCATCGAGGCTCTCCTTGCCGACGCGAGATCCGGCGTCAGCGGTGTCCTGGTGATCAAGGGCGAGCCCGGTGTGGGGAAGTCCGCGCTCTTGGACCACGCCGTGCGGGCCGCCGATGGGGCGAGCGTGCTGCGCGGAGCCGGCGTGGAGACCGACGTCGAGCTGCCCTTCGCCGCCCTGCACCTGCTGCTGCACCCCGCTCTCGATCGGCTCGACGCCCTTCCCGGACCGCAGGCCGCGGCCTTGCGCGGGGCGTTCGGCCTGGCGCCGGTAGCGAAAGCCGACAGGTTCCTGGTCGGGCTGGCTACGCTCAGCCTGTTGTCGGAGCTGGCCGAGGAACGACCACTGCTCGCTGTCGTCGACGACGCCCAATGGCTCGACCAGGCCTCGGCCGCCGCGCTGGTGTTCGCGTCGCGGCGGTTGCAGTCCGAGGGCGTCGCCTTCCTGGTCGCCGCGCGCGACGATCACGACGCCTTCCCCACCACCGGCCTGCCGGAGCTGCGTCTGGGCGGGTTGGCGCGCGACGACGCCGAGCGCCTGCTCGACGACGGGCTTCCCGCCCATCTGCGAGAGCAGGTGCTCAGGGAGGCTGACGGCAACCCGCTGGCTCTCATCGAGTTGTCCAAGGCCGCTTATGCGGGCGAGTTCGAGATCGCCGGGCCGCTCCCGCTCACACACCGGCTCCTGAATGCCTTCGCCGGCCAGATCCACCGGTTGGTGGAACCCACCAGGAAGATGCTCGCGGTGGCGGCCGCCGAGGACACCGGCGCTTTGGGGATCGTGCTGCCCGCGGCCGGCGCGCTGGGTATCCCCGCCGAAGCGATGGAGCCGGCCGAGCTGGCCGGGCTCGTCAGGGTCACCGGCGGTGTCGTGCGCTTCCGCCATCCGCTGCTGCGTTCGGCCGCCTACCAGGGTGTGCCCTCCTCACAGCGTCGTGCGATCCATCGGGCACTGGCCGGAACCGTGAGCGGCGACCGGCGGGCCTGGCACCTCGCCCTGGCGGCGACCGGGCCGGACGAGCAGATCGCCGACACCCTCGAACATTCAGCCGAGCGGGCCGGTGCCCGCCTCGGCTACGCGGCCATGGCGACGGCCTATGAGCGCTCCGCGCAGCTCAGCGCCGATCAGAATCACATGGCCCGGCGGTTGGCCGCGGCGGCGATGGCGGCCAAGGAGGCGGGCCAGTCCAGCCGTGCGGCGGACCTGAGTGAGCGCGCCGCGCAGCTGACCGGCGACGCCATGACCTTGGCCCGGCTCGCCGAGGTCAGGGCGGCGGTGGCGTTCGACGAGGGGTCGCCGCGGCGAGCGGCTCGGTTCCTCATCGACGGGGCTGCCCGCATCGCCGAGGCCGATCCCCGGTCTGCCGCTCGCATGCTCGCGGCCGCCTCGCACAACGTCTGGTCCGCCGGTGACCCCGCGCTGGCCGCGGAGGCGTCGCGGCTGCTCGACCGGCTTGAGCTTCCCCCACAAGACAGTCTCGGCGGCCTCGCCCGCGGACTCGGGTTCATCTTCGGCGGCGATCTCGAGGCCGGGTACCCACTACTGAGCGACTTCCTCCAGCAGCCACCGCCGACCAACGTCGAGGGGGAGCTGATGATGGCCAACCCCGCCTTTGTTACCGGCCGCCTCAGCCAAGCTGTCGAGTTGGTCACCTCCGCGGTCGCCCACTGTCGCGCCGAGGGCCGCATCCGGCTGCTCCCCTTCGCCCTCAACCATCTCGCGTACACCCAGATCATGGCCGGGCACCACCGGGACGCGCGCAACAACGCCGAGGAGGCGCTCCAGATCGCGTTGGACACCGGCCAACCTCACCCCGCCGCCGGACTACACGGCCAGCTCGCCTGGCTCGCCGCCGTCGAGGGAGACGAGGAACGCTGCCGCTCCCTGGCCGAGGACGGCATCAGGTTCGCGCTCACCCACAATGCCCCGGCCGTAGGCCTGCTCCCGACATGGGCGCTGGCGATGCTCGACCTGACCCAGGGACGCGATCAGGCGGCACTCGACCGCCTCCAGGCGTACCGCCGCGGCTCGTCGCACTTCGGCGGCCGGATCGTCGTCGACGAGGTCGAGGCCGCGATCCGGCTCGGCACACCGGAACGCGTCCAGGAGTCGGTGGCGCAACTCGAACGCTGGACCGCGCTGTCCGGCGAAGCGTGGGCGGCCGCCCTGGTCGCACGCTGCCACGCACTCCTGCGCGACTCCGAAGAGCACTTCAACCAGGCCCTGAAGCTGTACGACCTGGCCGCCCAGCCCTACGAGCAGGCCAGAACGCAACTCGCCTACGGCGAGTGGCTGCGTCGTCGGCGCCGCAAGGCGGAAGCCCGCCCCCACCTCCGCCAGGCCCACGAGGCCTTCGACCGCCTCGGCGCGCGCCCGTGGGCCGATCGGGCGTCCGCCGAACTACGCGCCACCGGCGAGGCGACGCTCAACCGGCGCCGCGTCGATCCTGGTACCGCGCTGACCGCCCAGGAGTTGCAGGTCGTACGCCTAGCCGCGACCGGAGTCACCAACCGCGACATCGCCGCGCACCTCCTGCTCAGCCCGCGCACTATCGGGCAGCACCTGTACAAGGCATTTCCGAAGCTGGGCATCTCGTCCCGGACGGAACTGGCCAGGCTAGATCTCGATCGGCTATGA
- a CDS encoding SDR family oxidoreductase — protein MTALNGKTALVTGASRGIGRAIALRLAVDGALVAVHYGNNDEAAKQTVSEIEQVGGRAFPIRAELGKSGDVDTLFAGLKYGLAGRPLDVLVNNAALSSAGSLAETTAETYDRLFAVNVKAPFFIIQRALPMMADGGRIINLSSAATRVAQPELAYAMSKGAINALSRSLAQAVGTRGITVNAVAPGPTVTESSGWMVSTPEVEARLGAANALNRVGLPADIAAVIAFLASDDARWVTGDVLDVTGGCFLGARI, from the coding sequence ATGACTGCTCTGAACGGCAAGACCGCCCTGGTGACCGGTGCCTCGCGCGGCATCGGCAGGGCGATCGCACTGCGGCTGGCCGTTGACGGTGCCCTGGTCGCGGTGCACTACGGCAACAACGATGAGGCAGCCAAGCAAACAGTGAGCGAGATCGAGCAAGTCGGCGGGCGGGCGTTCCCCATCCGCGCCGAGCTGGGCAAGTCAGGTGACGTGGACACCCTCTTCGCGGGACTGAAGTACGGCCTGGCGGGACGGCCGTTGGACGTCCTGGTCAACAATGCCGCGCTGAGCTCGGCTGGATCGCTGGCGGAGACCACTGCCGAGACGTACGACCGGCTGTTCGCGGTCAACGTCAAGGCGCCGTTCTTCATCATCCAACGGGCTCTGCCGATGATGGCCGACGGTGGGCGCATCATCAACCTCTCCTCGGCGGCGACCCGGGTCGCCCAGCCCGAGCTGGCCTATGCCATGAGCAAGGGCGCGATCAACGCGCTGAGCCGCAGCCTGGCGCAGGCAGTCGGCACGCGCGGCATCACCGTCAACGCCGTGGCTCCCGGGCCGACCGTGACCGAGTCGTCAGGCTGGATGGTTTCCACTCCGGAGGTGGAGGCTCGGCTCGGCGCGGCCAACGCCCTCAACCGTGTCGGCCTGCCGGCGGACATCGCGGCGGTGATCGCCTTCCTGGCTTCCGACGATGCCCGCTGGGTCACCGGCGACGTGCTGGACGTGACCGGCGGCTGCTTCCTCGGCGCTCGGATCTGA
- a CDS encoding ATP-binding cassette domain-containing protein: MTTSAIAVSGLRKAFGDKVVLDGIDLDVRAGTVFSLLGPNGAGKTTTVNVLTTLMKADAGTVRVAGHDVATETKAVRAAIGVTGQFAAVDELLTGQENLQLMADLKRLGSTAGRRVVTDLLERFDLAESALKPVSTYSGGMRRKLDLAMTLVGKPRIIFLDEPTTGLDPRSRRTMWDIVRELVTDGVTIFLTTQYLEEADQLADRIAVLDQGRLVAQGTPDDLKAQVPGSHVRLRFTTAGELDAAARVLTDSTRDNEALTLRVPSDGGTKSLRALLDRLDENTINAEAFSVHTPDLDDVFLALTGRTTEVAAK, from the coding sequence ATGACGACGTCAGCGATTGCAGTTTCAGGGCTACGGAAAGCCTTCGGGGACAAGGTGGTGCTCGATGGCATCGATCTGGATGTGCGTGCGGGCACGGTGTTTTCCCTGCTCGGTCCGAATGGGGCGGGTAAGACCACGACGGTGAACGTGTTGACCACGTTGATGAAGGCCGACGCCGGGACGGTTCGGGTTGCCGGGCATGATGTCGCGACCGAGACCAAGGCGGTGCGGGCGGCGATCGGGGTCACCGGTCAGTTCGCGGCGGTGGACGAGCTGCTGACGGGGCAGGAAAACCTGCAGCTGATGGCGGACCTGAAGCGTCTGGGCTCTACCGCCGGCCGGCGGGTCGTCACCGACCTGCTGGAACGCTTCGACCTGGCCGAGTCGGCGCTGAAGCCGGTGTCCACCTATTCCGGGGGTATGCGCCGCAAGCTGGACCTGGCGATGACCCTGGTCGGCAAGCCCCGCATCATCTTCCTGGACGAGCCGACGACGGGACTGGACCCGCGCAGCCGCCGAACGATGTGGGACATCGTCCGCGAACTGGTCACCGACGGCGTCACCATCTTCCTCACCACCCAGTACCTCGAGGAAGCCGACCAGCTCGCCGACCGGATCGCCGTCCTCGACCAGGGCCGCCTGGTCGCCCAGGGCACCCCCGACGACCTCAAAGCCCAGGTCCCCGGCAGCCACGTCCGACTCCGCTTCACCACCGCCGGCGAACTCGACGCGGCCGCGCGGGTCCTCACCGACTCCACCCGCGACAACGAAGCACTGACCCTGCGAGTGCCCAGCGACGGCGGAACCAAGTCACTGCGGGCCCTGCTCGACAGGCTCGACGAAAACACGATCAACGCCGAAGCGTTCTCCGTGCACACCCCAGACCTCGATGACGTTTTCCTCGCCCTGACCGGCCGCACCACGGAGGTAGCAGCGAAATGA
- a CDS encoding ISAs1 family transposase: MPDRRDPRGVVHALPGVLAAAVAAVLTGARSAAAVAEWAGDVPQQVLAELGVFRDPLTGVYRAPDESTFRRILAGVDADALDDAVGRWLIASGPAAGTPTGRRVYSVDGKTLRGSGPAGAQVHLLAVLDQRTGAVLAQVDVAGKTNEITRFQPLLAALDLSAALVTADALHTQREHARWLAETKHAGYLFTVKKNQPRLYRQLKALPWTKVPVQDETGERGHGRYDIRRLQAVTCTGPLALDFPHAVQALRIRRRRLNLSTGRWSTVTVYAITNLTAAQANPADLADGLRGHWAIETLHHIRDTTYGEDASRLRTRNAPRAMATLRNTAISLLRLAGITTIAQALRRNSRNPYRPLQLLGLT; encoded by the coding sequence GTGCCGGACCGGCGAGACCCTCGCGGTGTCGTCCATGCGCTGCCCGGGGTCCTGGCCGCCGCGGTCGCGGCGGTGTTGACCGGCGCCCGGTCCGCGGCGGCCGTCGCCGAATGGGCCGGCGACGTCCCGCAGCAGGTCCTCGCCGAGTTGGGCGTGTTCCGAGACCCGCTCACCGGGGTGTATCGGGCGCCGGACGAGTCCACATTCCGGCGGATCCTGGCTGGCGTCGACGCCGACGCCCTGGACGACGCGGTCGGCCGGTGGCTCATCGCCTCCGGGCCGGCGGCAGGAACCCCGACCGGGCGGCGTGTGTACAGCGTGGACGGCAAAACCCTGCGGGGCAGCGGACCGGCCGGAGCGCAGGTGCACCTGCTGGCCGTGCTGGACCAACGCACCGGGGCGGTCCTCGCCCAAGTCGACGTGGCCGGCAAGACCAATGAGATCACCCGCTTCCAGCCGCTGCTGGCCGCCCTCGACCTGAGCGCGGCGCTCGTCACCGCTGATGCGTTACACACCCAACGCGAGCATGCCCGCTGGCTCGCCGAGACCAAGCACGCCGGCTACCTGTTCACCGTGAAGAAGAACCAGCCGCGTCTGTATCGGCAGCTCAAAGCCCTGCCCTGGACGAAGGTCCCGGTCCAAGACGAGACCGGCGAACGCGGCCACGGCCGCTACGACATCCGCCGTCTACAAGCGGTCACCTGCACCGGGCCGCTCGCCCTGGACTTCCCACACGCCGTCCAAGCCCTGCGGATCCGCCGCCGCCGACTCAACCTGAGCACCGGCCGCTGGTCCACCGTCACCGTCTACGCCATCACCAACCTGACCGCCGCCCAGGCCAACCCCGCCGACCTGGCCGACGGGCTACGCGGACACTGGGCCATCGAAACCCTGCACCACATCCGCGACACCACCTACGGCGAAGACGCCAGCCGCCTGCGCACCCGCAACGCACCCCGCGCAATGGCCACCCTGCGCAACACCGCGATCAGCCTGCTCCGCCTCGCCGGCATCACCACCATCGCCCAAGCCCTCCGCCGCAACAGCCGAAACCCCTACCGACCGCTACAACTCCTCGGACTCACCTGA
- a CDS encoding ArsR/SmtB family transcription factor, whose protein sequence is MAQYWEQLDGVFIALADPTRRRVIRRLGRGPTSVGDLAREFPMTLPSFMKHVRTLESNGLIRTVKSGRVRTCVLNRERLALVEGWLAEQRQIWEERTDRLERLVTDPKENQQ, encoded by the coding sequence GTGGCACAGTATTGGGAACAGCTCGACGGCGTGTTCATCGCCCTCGCCGACCCGACGCGGCGCCGTGTCATCCGACGACTCGGCCGCGGTCCGACGAGCGTCGGCGATCTCGCCCGCGAGTTTCCGATGACCCTTCCGTCGTTCATGAAGCACGTACGGACGCTCGAGTCGAACGGGCTGATCCGCACGGTCAAGTCCGGCCGGGTGCGCACCTGCGTGCTCAACCGTGAGCGCCTCGCCCTCGTCGAAGGCTGGCTCGCGGAGCAGCGCCAGATCTGGGAAGAGCGCACCGATCGCCTCGAACGCCTCGTCACCGATCCGAAGGAGAACCAACAGTGA
- a CDS encoding SRPBCC domain-containing protein — translation MNPELDLALERVIRAPRAAVWSAWTDPSRFEKWWVPAPTRCRVDRLDVRPGGALVTRLSNDGVQFVPHVDATFLVVDELERIVFTNAIDSAWRPTNPAPVPMTAEITLSDHPHGTDYRIIVRHGDPAARARHEELGFVEGWGSVTKQLAGVAEGQGVR, via the coding sequence GTGAATCCTGAACTGGATCTGGCCCTGGAGCGGGTCATTCGCGCCCCCCGCGCCGCCGTGTGGAGCGCGTGGACCGACCCGTCCCGCTTCGAGAAATGGTGGGTGCCGGCTCCGACCCGGTGCCGCGTTGACCGCTTGGACGTCCGGCCCGGCGGTGCACTCGTGACCCGACTCAGCAACGACGGAGTGCAGTTCGTCCCGCACGTCGACGCAACCTTCCTCGTCGTTGACGAGCTAGAGCGGATCGTGTTCACGAACGCGATCGACAGCGCCTGGCGCCCCACTAACCCTGCACCGGTCCCCATGACCGCCGAGATCACCCTGAGCGATCATCCCCACGGCACGGACTACCGGATCATCGTCCGACATGGTGATCCCGCCGCACGCGCCCGTCACGAGGAACTCGGCTTCGTCGAAGGCTGGGGCTCGGTCACCAAGCAACTCGCCGGGGTCGCTGAAGGCCAGGGCGTGCGATGA